Part of the Clostridiales bacterium genome, ATCGGCCGTCAACGAGCGCGCTTGAGCGTTGTTTCACTAATGAGCGGTCAGCCGCGCCTTACCCCTCATCGCAGCGCAGCAGGTCGTCGTAGGTCTCGCGCCTCACAGACCATCGCCACTCACCGTCGCGCACGAAGACAACGCCCGGGCGGACCTGCTTGTTGTAGTTGCTCGCCATCGACTGGCAGTACGCGCCCGTTGCGCAAACGCAGAGAACGTCGCCGGGCTCGGGGTGCTGCAGGGGCGCGTCGTTGACGACGATGTCGCCACTTTCGCAGTGCTTCCCCGCAACCGTGGCGACCATCTCGCGAGGCTGGTCGGCCTTGTTGGCGATGAGCGCCTCGTAGTGCGCGTCATAAAGCGACGTGCGGATGTTGTCGCTCATTCCCCCGTCGACCGCCACGTACGTGCGAATGCCGGGAATCTCCTTGACCGAGCCAACCGTGTAAAGCGTCACGCCCGCGTTGGCGACGATCGAGCGGCCGGGTTCGACCGCCATCCTCGGCACGGCGAGTCCGTGCTTCTCGCACTCCTCCTTGATGCCGTCGACGACAATCTTGCCAAAATCCTTCACCGTCGAGGGCTCATCGGGAACGCCGTATGCCACGCCGAGACCGCCACCGACGTCGAGCATGCGAACCGGAACGCCTGTTTCGGCCTGAATCTCGCGCATGAACGTGACCATCACCTCAATGGCCATCGCGAAGCTATGGAGCGCGTATATCTGCGAGCCAATGTGCATGTGCAACCCGTCAAAATCGATCCCGGGAAGCTCTATCGCGCGCTTGACCGCCTGCATCGCAAGCCCCTGGTTGAGGCCGAAGCCAAACTTGGAGTCCTCGGCGCCGGTCATGATGAAATCGTGCGTGTCGGCCTCGACGCCGGGCGTCACGCGAATGAGCACCTTTTGCGTGACGCCGCGCTCCGCGGCGAGCGCCGAGAGGCGCTCCATCTCCTCGAAGTTGTCGACCACCACGCGCCCGATACCCGCGTCGAGGCACTCGGCAAGCTCGGCTGGCGTCTTGTTGTTGCCATGCATCTGCACGCGGTCCATCGGGAACCCGGCGCGCACGGCGTAGGCGAGTTCGCCCCCCGAGGCGCAAAGCAGGCAGCAGTCTTCCTCGGCCACGATCTTGACCATCGCAAGCGAGATGAACGCCTTGCCGGCGTAGACAACGTCGACATCGGGCCAGTGGTAGCGCGTCCACTTCACGTATTCGGAAAGCTGGTGACGGATGGTCACCTCGTCCATGACGTAGAGCGCGGTACCCGCCTCGCGAGCAAGGTCTGCCACGTCGACGCCACCGATGCAGAGGCGCCCGTCGCAGACCTCGGCGGTCATCGGCAGCACGCTCATGAGGTCGTGCGCGGTCTTGGCGTCAGGCACTGCGGGCGGTCGGCTTTTGGAAGGCTTGCCCATGGTGGTCTCCCTACATCCTCTCGGGTGCGCTCACGCCGATGAGCGAGAGCACGGTGGCGAGCGCGACGCGCGTGGCGTCGACGGCATACAGTCGCGCGGCGGTGAGCTCCGGCTCTTGGGGGTCGACAACCCGGCACCGCGTATAGAACTGGTGGAACGTCTGCGCGAGTTCCTCGGCGTAACGCGTGAGTTTGTGCGGCGCGAGTTGGCGCGCGGCGACCTCGACCACCTCGGTGAACTCGGCGAGTTTGCGCATGAGCGTGAGTTCGGGATCAGAATCGAGCAAGCCGAGGGGCGCGTCGGAGCGAACAAGCGCGGCGGCGGTCGCGGCGATGTCGACGCTCGTGTCGGTCGTGTCGGCGCCAGCGGCCTTGCGCAAGATCGCGCAGATGCGCGCGTGCGCGTACTGGACGTAGTAGACGGGGTTCTCGGCGGACTGCTCTTTTGCGAGCGCGATGTCGAAGTCGAGCGGCTGGTCGGTAGAGCGGCGCAAGAAGAAGTAGCGCGCCGCATCGGGTCCGACCTCGTCGAGCAGGTCTTCGAAGGTAACCATCTCGCCGGTGCGCTTGCTCATCCGGACGACCTCGC contains:
- the lysA gene encoding diaminopimelate decarboxylase produces the protein MTAEVCDGRLCIGGVDVADLAREAGTALYVMDEVTIRHQLSEYVKWTRYHWPDVDVVYAGKAFISLAMVKIVAEEDCCLLCASGGELAYAVRAGFPMDRVQMHGNNKTPAELAECLDAGIGRVVVDNFEEMERLSALAAERGVTQKVLIRVTPGVEADTHDFIMTGAEDSKFGFGLNQGLAMQAVKRAIELPGIDFDGLHMHIGSQIYALHSFAMAIEVMVTFMREIQAETGVPVRMLDVGGGLGVAYGVPDEPSTVKDFGKIVVDGIKEECEKHGLAVPRMAVEPGRSIVANAGVTLYTVGSVKEIPGIRTYVAVDGGMSDNIRTSLYDAHYEALIANKADQPREMVATVAGKHCESGDIVVNDAPLQHPEPGDVLCVCATGAYCQSMASNYNKQVRPGVVFVRDGEWRWSVRRETYDDLLRCDEG